One segment of Brassica napus cultivar Da-Ae chromosome C3, Da-Ae, whole genome shotgun sequence DNA contains the following:
- the LOC111211106 gene encoding uncharacterized protein LOC111211106: MSKIANLDFSALKSNGDNYLEWALDAKIMLRSKDLGDTITKDNNSSDKDKYRAIYMIRHHLQENLKTQYMTMENPYDLWIALQRRYDHQKTVLLPKAQYDWKHIRFLDYKSVDEYNSVLFRIVSLLRLCGEKVTEEEMLNKTLSTFPQTNMVLQQQYRERNFATYTELIECLLLAEANNELLLKNSEMRPPGTAPLPDISKLAIEPKKESNLVRPSRSKPWKKSRTRSWFF, translated from the coding sequence atGTCAAAGATTGCGAATCTTGATTTCAGTGCTTTGAAAAGCAATGGTGACAACTACCTGGAATGGGCGCTTGATGCAAAGATCATGCTGCGATCAAAAGATCTTGGTGACACAATCACCAAAGACAACAATTCCAGTGACAAAGACAAGTATAGAGCTATCTACATGATACGCCACCATCTCCAAGAGAACTTGAAAACTCAGTACATGACCATGGAAAATCCATATGACCTTTGGATCGCTTTACAGCGAAGATATgaccaccagaaaacggtgttgcttccaaaggctcaATATGATTGGAAACACATAAGGTTCTTGGACTACAAATCAGTAGACGAGTACAACTCAGTCCTGTTCAGAATTGTGTCCTTGTTAAGGTTATGTGGTGAAAAAGTAACCGAGGAAGAGATGCTTAATAAAACTCTCTCCACGTTTCCTCAAACCAACATGGTATTGCAACAGCAGTACAGAGAGAGGAATTTCGCCACATATACTGAGTTGATAGAATGTCTCTTGTTGGCTGAAGCTAACAACGAACTGTTATTgaaaaacagtgagatgagacctcctGGTACAGCTCCATTACCCGACATCTCTAAGCTGGCTATAGAGCCAAAGAAAGAGAGTAACCTTGTCCGACCATCCCGGTCCAAACCGTGGAAGAAGTCAAGGACGAGGTCGTGGTTCTTTTAA